A window of Flavobacterium branchiarum genomic DNA:
TTTAAGAAAATATAAATAAAATCTTAAATTGTATTATATGAGTTGTTTTTGTTTATTTTTTGTTTTTTGTATCGAATGCTAAGGCGTACATTTTAATGTTTTTTATCATCGAGACTAAGCCGTTTGCACGAGTTGCAGATAAATGTTCTTTCAAGCCAATTTCATCAATAAAATCTACATCCGCTTTTAAGATATCTTCTGCTTTTTGATTAGAGAAAGCTCTAATTAAGATTGCAATGATTCCTTTGGTTAAAATAGCATCGCTATCGGCTGTAAAAACAATCTTGTCACCATTCTGTTCTCCTTGAAGCCATACTTTAGACTGACAACCTTTAATCAAGTTCTCTTCAGTTTTGTATTCTTCTTTTATTAATGGTAGATTTTTTCCTAGTTCGATTATATACTCGTAACGTTGCATCCAGTCATCGAACATTGAGAATTCTTCGACTATTTCGTTTTGTATTTCTTTTATTGTCATGTTTTATTCTTGAGTAAAAGCAACTAATAAAGTCACTAGTTTTTCTATTTCTGCTGGAGGAAAACCATCGTCAAAACCATTGGTTTCGTATTTTTTTCCATTTTTTATTATTCTTAAATTCGCAACGGCAGCTCCGTCATAAAAGCGCTTTTCGGTTGGTGCTTTAAGTTGCGGAATGCTTTCTAAATTTATTTTTTTTAATTCAGAGACGATTCTTGCCCAATGTGCTCCACTGATTTTGTTTGTAACAGCTTCCTCACCTCTGGCTTTGGTAATCGATACCATCTGATTTTTAACTACTACCTTTTGGTAATAACCACGAGAAACAGCAGAATATACTATCTCTACAGTGTTCATGTCTACATTTTTCTGGCTTGCACAACTGCTTCCAATAAAAAGTGTCAGAAATAATAATGATAGTATTTTCATAGTTTTGGTTAGATTAAGATAACATTGTTTTGGCTTTTTTAACTGCTTCGACCATTAAATCAATTTCTTCTTTTGTATTGTAAAAAGAAAAAGAAGCTCTTACAGTTCCAGGGATTCCAAAATAATTCATTATTGGTTGTGTACAATGGTGACCAGTACGTACTGCAATTCCTAATTTATCAATTATTGAACCAATGTCAAA
This region includes:
- a CDS encoding SufE family protein; this encodes MTIKEIQNEIVEEFSMFDDWMQRYEYIIELGKNLPLIKEEYKTEENLIKGCQSKVWLQGEQNGDKIVFTADSDAILTKGIIAILIRAFSNQKAEDILKADVDFIDEIGLKEHLSATRANGLVSMIKNIKMYALAFDTKNKK